The Zobellia alginiliquefaciens genome contains a region encoding:
- a CDS encoding sensor histidine kinase, protein MTTVKDKLKERIKELTCLYEVTSIIANSDFDQIETSLEAIVYCLKNAWQFDEVTQVHLSLGDYTIQTEGFRDSMTMMDSNIKVFNKISGIIKVGYPEDRYFYADFLEEEKDLLNNVTIAIGNLLERKQIRESEAKVKRQMERTDRLHILGEITAGIAHELNTPLANILGFTELLKERIDDSGAVRDLDKIVENTIFSREIVKKLMFFACEMPQEMQPVELNKMIESTLKLLTPSLRTKNIKLTKKFGSDDIRLRADKVQFTQVLFNLVMNAIYYSPVKGTVGVSVVEKGKKIQICISDEGEGIDPKIEDKVFEPFFTTKPLGEGSGLGLSVVHGIISSHKGTIQHRPNKPKGTVFVLDFPKL, encoded by the coding sequence ATGACTACTGTTAAAGACAAATTAAAAGAGCGTATAAAGGAGTTGACCTGTCTTTATGAGGTAACTTCAATAATAGCAAACTCCGACTTTGATCAGATAGAAACATCTTTGGAGGCTATAGTGTATTGCTTAAAAAATGCATGGCAATTTGATGAGGTAACGCAGGTACATCTCAGTTTGGGTGATTATACGATCCAAACCGAAGGTTTTCGTGATTCCATGACCATGATGGATTCCAACATAAAAGTCTTCAATAAGATCAGCGGAATTATAAAAGTAGGATACCCAGAGGACAGATATTTTTATGCGGATTTCCTTGAGGAGGAAAAAGACCTTTTGAATAATGTTACCATCGCTATTGGAAACTTGCTAGAAAGAAAACAAATTAGGGAAAGTGAAGCCAAAGTGAAACGGCAGATGGAACGAACGGACAGGCTTCATATTTTAGGGGAAATTACCGCCGGTATTGCGCACGAGCTCAATACACCCTTGGCTAATATTTTAGGTTTTACGGAACTACTAAAAGAAAGAATAGATGACTCAGGAGCCGTTCGTGATCTGGATAAAATTGTTGAGAACACTATATTTAGTCGTGAGATCGTAAAAAAACTGATGTTCTTTGCGTGTGAGATGCCCCAGGAAATGCAGCCGGTAGAGCTTAATAAAATGATAGAGAGTACGTTAAAATTACTGACGCCTTCTTTACGGACCAAAAATATTAAGCTTACTAAAAAGTTTGGATCAGATGATATACGGTTGCGTGCCGATAAAGTTCAGTTTACACAGGTGCTTTTCAATTTGGTTATGAATGCCATTTACTATTCTCCGGTAAAGGGCACGGTTGGAGTGTCTGTCGTTGAAAAGGGAAAGAAAATTCAAATTTGCATTTCAGATGAAGGCGAAGGAATTGATCCAAAGATAGAAGATAAAGTTTTCGAGCCCTTTTTTACCACCAAACCTTTGGGGGAAGGCTCTGGCTTGGGTTTGAGTGTTGTTCACGGTATAATTAGCAGCCACAAGGGTACAATTCAACATAGGCCAAACAAACCAAAGGGAACGGTTTTCGTTCTAGATTTTCCTAAATTGTAA
- a CDS encoding Gfo/Idh/MocA family oxidoreductase: protein MSREKLNIAIVGLGFGAEFIPIYKKHPYANLVAVCQRNEEKLIQLADTFGIEKRFTSYEELLKDPDIDAVHINTPIPDHGRQSIQALKAGKHVACTVPMATTLEECEQIVRLTEESGLTYMMMETVVYAREFLFMKELYESGKLGKIQFLKASHQQDMDGWPNYWPGLPPMHYATHCVGPVLALNRAEAEYVSCFGSGTIREDLIPHYSSPFAVETTHIKFRNSDLSAQVYRSLFDVARQYRESFEVYGSKKSVEWPLIEGEPLVVHTAKKPEPEIPEEIESPDFAKLLPKEIQHFTTQGVYDSEEHQHLSFTQGAGHGGSHPHLVHEFVNALIEKIAPYPNARQSANITCVGILAHESALKGGELIKLPDFTLEN from the coding sequence ATGAGTAGAGAAAAATTAAATATAGCCATTGTCGGGCTTGGTTTTGGAGCTGAGTTCATTCCTATTTATAAAAAGCATCCGTATGCAAATTTGGTAGCGGTATGTCAGCGTAACGAAGAAAAGTTAATTCAGCTTGCAGATACTTTTGGAATTGAAAAACGCTTTACTTCGTATGAAGAACTACTGAAGGACCCGGATATAGATGCGGTTCATATCAACACACCCATACCTGATCACGGCAGGCAATCTATTCAGGCTTTAAAAGCGGGTAAACATGTGGCATGTACTGTACCTATGGCTACAACTTTAGAGGAGTGTGAGCAAATAGTTCGTTTAACGGAAGAAAGCGGTCTAACTTATATGATGATGGAAACCGTGGTATATGCCAGGGAGTTTTTATTCATGAAAGAATTATATGAAAGTGGTAAACTAGGTAAAATTCAATTTCTAAAAGCTAGTCACCAGCAAGATATGGATGGTTGGCCCAACTACTGGCCGGGGCTTCCGCCTATGCACTACGCTACTCACTGCGTTGGTCCTGTTTTAGCCTTAAATAGGGCCGAGGCAGAATATGTGTCCTGTTTTGGTTCTGGTACTATTCGTGAGGATTTGATACCCCATTACAGCTCACCTTTTGCCGTGGAAACCACTCATATCAAATTTAGAAACTCGGATTTGAGTGCTCAGGTATACCGTTCACTTTTTGATGTAGCACGTCAGTACAGGGAAAGTTTTGAAGTGTACGGTTCTAAAAAATCCGTAGAATGGCCACTTATTGAAGGTGAACCCCTAGTAGTGCACACCGCAAAAAAACCGGAACCGGAAATTCCTGAGGAGATAGAAAGTCCTGATTTCGCAAAATTGTTACCAAAAGAAATTCAGCATTTCACCACCCAAGGGGTTTATGATTCCGAAGAACATCAACACCTTAGTTTTACACAAGGAGCGGGCCATGGAGGCTCACATCCACATTTGGTGCATGAATTTGTAAATGCCCTAATAGAGAAAATAGCACCCTACCCAAATGCAAGGCAATCGGCAAATATTACTTGTGTTGGTATTTTGGCACATGAATCGGCATTAAAAGGAGGTGAGCTTATAAAACTACCGGATTTCACTCTTGAAAATTAA
- a CDS encoding AraC family transcriptional regulator, protein MKTALRKSPIPKTHAFVVQKLKQPIFDPNWHFHPEYQLFMVLKGKGTRFIGDHVEQFQEGDITFTGPNLPHLWKSDMDHPDQKIKAEGIVVYFDHDFISAPLLHKEEYIRLRQLFKKSLRGFKVVGATAKSLRKKIADLPTLEGFDSVLGLLQILNILAKTEDLNLLASSGYTNTLREGDTERMNRVYAHVMKHFKRKLPITEMAQLTNMTPTSFSRYFKTHANKTFSEFVSEIRIGHACKLLIDKKMNPSQACYQSGFRTLSNFNRQFKIATSITPSAYKQRYRMN, encoded by the coding sequence ATGAAAACCGCCCTCAGAAAATCGCCTATCCCCAAGACTCACGCATTTGTGGTGCAAAAGTTAAAACAACCCATTTTTGACCCTAATTGGCATTTTCACCCTGAATACCAATTATTTATGGTATTAAAAGGAAAAGGGACTCGGTTTATTGGTGACCATGTAGAACAATTTCAAGAAGGAGATATCACCTTCACCGGACCAAATCTGCCCCATTTATGGAAAAGTGACATGGATCATCCTGACCAAAAAATAAAAGCGGAGGGCATTGTAGTTTACTTTGATCATGATTTTATAAGTGCGCCATTGTTACACAAAGAAGAATACATTAGATTAAGGCAACTATTTAAAAAAAGCTTACGCGGATTTAAAGTAGTGGGAGCAACAGCAAAATCACTTCGAAAAAAAATAGCCGATCTACCCACTTTAGAAGGATTCGATTCTGTATTGGGCCTATTACAAATTCTAAATATTCTAGCTAAGACCGAAGACCTTAACCTACTTGCAAGTTCTGGCTATACAAATACTTTGCGAGAAGGAGATACGGAACGTATGAACCGGGTATACGCTCATGTAATGAAGCATTTTAAACGAAAACTACCCATAACCGAAATGGCGCAATTGACCAATATGACACCTACCTCGTTCAGTAGGTATTTTAAAACACATGCCAATAAAACATTTTCTGAATTTGTAAGTGAAATAAGAATAGGGCATGCCTGCAAATTACTTATAGATAAAAAGATGAATCCTTCGCAAGCCTGTTACCAGAGTGGGTTTAGAACATTATCAAACTTTAATAGACAATTTAAAATAGCTACGAGCATTACCCCAAGTGCCTATAAACAGAGGTATAGGATGAATTAA
- a CDS encoding PVC-type heme-binding CxxCH protein encodes MGNIKKVFFSFLVMGVLFLSCKGETKENKALDNRPRRMELLFLGHNLEHHNSRAYMPILASALAKEGINLTYSESLSDINSENLDLYDGLIIYANHEEINSEQEKALLNFVEQGNGFIPIHSASFCFKNSEKYIDLVGAQFATHETGTFTAEIIDSTHAAMRNVKEFKTWDETYVHDKLADDITVLMERVEGNYREPYTWVKKYGKGKVFYTALGHDERTWENLEFLNLIKEGVLWSVNDNVKQNWEVFAKDMPQLKYEERLNIPNYEKRNPPLKYQLPLAPDESAKLIQVPAGFELQLFAAEPDIINPIAANWDEKGRLWVIETVDYPNTVRDDKGVGDDKIKILEDTNGDGRADKVTVFADKLNIPTSFVFHDGGIIVAQAPQFLFLKDTDGNDKADIKETLIDGWGVFDTHAGPSNLQNGIDNTIYGVVGYSGFSGRIFGKDEQFSQGMYHFDPKKKTFDFLTRTSNNTWGLGITEDNSLFASTANNTHSVYLGIPDKNLKGVEGIPINGSLKIDGHYDMQPITGNIRQVDVFGGFTAAAGHHFYTAREFPSAYFNKVAFVCEPTGGIVHMAKINETGAGYKETDGGNLFASSDEWVSPVEAKVGPDGAVWVLDWYNFIIQHNPTPNVDRGGYNAVNGKGNAYENPLRDKSRGRIYRVVSKASKSNERIVLHKEKPEELINTLSHSNLFWRMTAQRLLVESGDATVLKKLAKLISNTQVDELGMNPSVLHTLWTLEGLGAIESDPEIYEVVTNSLYHPSAAVRKAAIQILPKTDKTDEAILNGKLLFDKDPKVRLAALLYFTERPPSLQVGNLLYEMSTEKEIVEDPWLSQAVYAAASSHRKGFMQHIKVDTSITTEKDESVDRHKMNHEDSHWKTMKLPQYIEDAGLDMDGIIWFRKSVAISEELLNRKATISMGPIDDSDVVYINGVKVGGTEQSYADERVYKIATGILKKGENHIAIRVEDTGGGGGIYGKENLMFLALGNEKIALAGDWKYEVEKNLLQKTDDLFSKSSIAEVFAKAYMHKIDDEEKNDDVDERLVIRMRTVKNEMKYDLSEFVVPAGEPVELILENVDFMQHNLVIVKQGTMDKVGEASDKLAADPNGAKQNYVPEMDEVLFATALVDPQQTVTLKFTAPIEPGEYPFICTFPGHWRIMKGVMKVVAN; translated from the coding sequence ATGGGAAATATAAAGAAGGTGTTTTTTAGCTTTTTGGTAATGGGTGTCTTATTCCTGTCCTGTAAAGGGGAAACAAAAGAAAACAAGGCTTTGGACAATCGTCCGCGGAGAATGGAACTATTGTTTTTGGGCCACAATTTAGAGCACCATAATTCTAGGGCCTATATGCCAATTTTGGCTTCAGCTTTAGCCAAGGAAGGAATAAATCTTACTTATTCAGAGAGCCTGTCGGATATAAATTCTGAAAACCTAGACCTATATGATGGGCTAATCATATATGCTAATCACGAAGAGATTAATAGCGAACAGGAAAAAGCATTGCTCAATTTTGTAGAACAGGGCAATGGGTTTATTCCTATTCATTCGGCCAGTTTTTGCTTTAAGAATTCAGAGAAATATATTGATTTGGTCGGAGCTCAATTCGCAACGCATGAAACTGGAACTTTCACGGCAGAAATAATCGATAGTACACATGCCGCTATGCGAAATGTTAAGGAATTCAAGACTTGGGACGAGACCTATGTACATGATAAGTTAGCAGATGATATTACGGTACTAATGGAGCGTGTTGAAGGTAACTATCGTGAACCCTATACCTGGGTAAAAAAATACGGAAAAGGAAAAGTTTTTTACACCGCCCTAGGGCATGATGAGCGGACGTGGGAGAATCTGGAGTTTCTTAACTTGATCAAAGAGGGGGTTCTCTGGTCGGTGAACGATAATGTAAAACAAAATTGGGAAGTTTTTGCTAAAGATATGCCCCAATTGAAATATGAAGAAAGGCTGAATATACCCAATTATGAAAAACGGAATCCTCCTTTAAAATATCAGTTGCCGTTAGCACCTGATGAGTCGGCAAAACTAATTCAAGTACCAGCCGGTTTTGAGTTGCAGTTATTTGCAGCTGAACCGGATATAATAAACCCTATTGCCGCAAATTGGGATGAAAAAGGTAGACTGTGGGTTATAGAAACCGTAGATTATCCAAATACGGTTCGTGATGACAAAGGGGTAGGTGACGATAAGATTAAAATATTAGAAGATACTAATGGTGATGGTCGTGCGGATAAGGTAACCGTTTTTGCTGATAAACTTAATATACCCACAAGTTTCGTATTCCATGATGGCGGAATTATAGTTGCCCAAGCGCCCCAATTCTTATTTTTGAAGGATACGGATGGTAATGATAAAGCTGATATTAAAGAGACCCTTATAGATGGGTGGGGAGTTTTTGATACTCATGCAGGACCTTCTAACCTTCAGAACGGAATTGATAATACTATTTATGGGGTAGTTGGTTATTCCGGGTTTTCGGGACGTATTTTTGGTAAAGATGAGCAGTTTTCTCAAGGAATGTATCATTTTGATCCCAAAAAGAAAACCTTCGATTTCTTAACGAGAACCAGTAATAATACATGGGGATTGGGCATAACCGAAGACAATTCACTTTTTGCCTCTACAGCAAATAATACACACAGTGTTTATTTAGGTATTCCGGACAAAAATTTAAAGGGCGTAGAGGGTATACCTATAAATGGAAGTTTAAAAATAGACGGGCATTATGATATGCAACCGATAACAGGAAATATTAGGCAAGTAGATGTTTTTGGTGGATTCACTGCTGCTGCAGGTCACCACTTTTACACCGCTAGAGAGTTTCCTAGTGCTTATTTTAATAAAGTTGCTTTTGTTTGTGAACCCACTGGAGGTATTGTTCATATGGCAAAAATTAATGAAACAGGAGCAGGGTATAAAGAAACGGATGGAGGTAATCTTTTTGCTAGTTCTGATGAGTGGGTATCACCAGTTGAAGCTAAAGTAGGTCCGGACGGTGCCGTATGGGTGTTGGATTGGTATAATTTTATCATTCAACATAATCCTACGCCAAACGTAGACCGAGGTGGCTATAATGCAGTTAACGGAAAGGGAAATGCGTATGAAAATCCTCTTAGGGATAAATCTAGAGGACGTATTTATAGAGTTGTTTCCAAGGCCAGCAAATCAAATGAAAGGATAGTTTTACATAAAGAAAAACCTGAGGAATTGATAAATACACTTTCTCATAGTAATTTGTTCTGGCGTATGACCGCCCAACGCTTGTTGGTAGAAAGTGGCGATGCAACGGTATTGAAAAAGTTAGCCAAATTAATTTCTAATACCCAAGTTGATGAACTGGGTATGAATCCGTCCGTGCTACACACTTTATGGACTTTAGAAGGGTTGGGAGCTATTGAATCAGACCCTGAAATATATGAGGTGGTAACCAATTCATTGTATCACCCTTCTGCAGCGGTGCGCAAAGCAGCTATACAAATATTACCGAAAACGGATAAAACCGATGAGGCCATATTAAACGGAAAACTGTTATTCGATAAAGACCCAAAAGTTCGTTTGGCTGCCTTGCTTTATTTTACGGAGCGCCCCCCTTCATTACAGGTGGGGAACCTACTGTACGAAATGAGTACTGAAAAGGAAATTGTGGAAGACCCATGGCTGTCCCAGGCTGTGTATGCTGCAGCTAGTTCGCATAGAAAGGGGTTTATGCAGCATATTAAAGTTGATACTAGTATTACAACCGAAAAAGACGAAAGTGTAGACAGACATAAAATGAACCATGAAGATAGTCATTGGAAAACAATGAAATTACCTCAATATATAGAAGATGCCGGGCTGGATATGGACGGAATCATTTGGTTTCGCAAATCGGTTGCCATTTCAGAAGAGCTTTTAAATCGTAAAGCAACCATTTCCATGGGGCCGATTGATGACTCTGATGTTGTCTATATAAACGGCGTTAAGGTTGGAGGGACCGAGCAGAGCTATGCGGATGAACGTGTATATAAAATAGCTACAGGGATTTTAAAGAAAGGAGAAAACCACATTGCCATTCGCGTAGAGGACACTGGTGGAGGTGGTGGAATATATGGTAAGGAAAATCTAATGTTTTTAGCATTAGGAAACGAGAAAATAGCATTGGCCGGAGATTGGAAATATGAAGTGGAAAAAAACCTTTTACAGAAAACAGATGACCTTTTTTCTAAATCCAGCATTGCCGAAGTTTTTGCCAAAGCCTATATGCATAAAATTGATGATGAAGAAAAAAACGATGATGTTGATGAGCGACTTGTAATTAGAATGCGTACGGTTAAGAACGAAATGAAATACGATCTCTCAGAATTTGTTGTGCCAGCGGGCGAACCTGTAGAATTAATTCTGGAGAATGTAGACTTTATGCAGCACAATTTGGTCATTGTAAAACAAGGAACGATGGATAAGGTAGGTGAGGCTTCAGATAAACTGGCAGCGGACCCTAATGGAGCTAAACAAAATTATGTTCCTGAAATGGATGAGGTTCTTTTTGCCACAGCATTGGTTGATCCACAGCAAACGGTAACCTTAAAATTTACAGCACCCATTGAGCCAGGGGAATATCCGTTTATTTGTACGTTTCCGGGGCACTGGCGCATAATGAAAGGTGTAATGAAGGTTGTAGCTAATTAA
- a CDS encoding response regulator, giving the protein MKETPKICIIDDDYIYRYTVVKKMETMKLPVETVTFGDGEMALAYLLENLNIDSELPDVILLDVDMPIMDGFQFLKEYSKIEKQLNKKIRIYMISSSLDPIDIERAQRVHFIADYFVKPINTEQIKSVFLNL; this is encoded by the coding sequence ATGAAAGAAACACCAAAAATCTGTATTATAGATGATGATTATATCTATCGTTACACTGTAGTTAAAAAAATGGAAACCATGAAGTTACCTGTAGAAACAGTAACTTTTGGTGATGGTGAAATGGCTTTGGCGTATTTATTGGAAAATCTAAATATTGATTCTGAATTACCTGATGTCATCCTTTTGGATGTTGATATGCCCATCATGGATGGTTTTCAATTTCTAAAGGAATACTCTAAAATTGAAAAGCAATTAAATAAGAAAATACGTATTTACATGATTTCCTCTTCTTTGGACCCTATAGATATTGAAAGAGCTCAACGGGTACATTTTATTGCAGATTACTTTGTTAAGCCCATAAACACAGAACAAATAAAATCTGTTTTTTTAAACCTTTAA
- a CDS encoding sugar phosphate isomerase/epimerase family protein: protein MSNTISFGVSTWLWQSPFTSGSISLFPKIKEMGFDTVEIPVEDPARIDGKLVRKALDDNGLCATVCGAFGPTKDFTADDAALHSNSFNYIADCFELCAVLGTNFFAGPMYSAVGKARMVSEEQRKIEWNRAVTNLGKVCKMAGDYGLSIALEPLNRFESDLVNTAKDVMRLVNDINQSNAKVLLDGFHMTIEEQNIREAINLVGDKLIHVQVSENHRGIPGTGLTAWGDFKKGLDDINYKGALVIESFTPEIKELAGAVCIWKNLADSQDQFAVKGIDFLKKTFA, encoded by the coding sequence ATGAGTAATACTATATCTTTTGGGGTAAGTACTTGGTTATGGCAATCACCCTTTACCTCAGGTTCTATTTCCCTGTTTCCAAAGATAAAAGAAATGGGTTTTGATACGGTCGAAATACCAGTGGAAGACCCTGCAAGGATAGATGGTAAGCTAGTTAGAAAAGCTTTGGACGATAATGGCCTTTGTGCTACTGTCTGCGGTGCGTTCGGTCCAACAAAAGATTTTACTGCAGACGATGCCGCTTTGCATAGCAACAGTTTCAATTATATAGCCGATTGTTTTGAGCTGTGTGCAGTTTTAGGGACCAATTTTTTTGCAGGGCCGATGTATTCGGCGGTGGGGAAAGCACGCATGGTTTCTGAAGAACAGCGCAAAATAGAATGGAACCGTGCAGTAACCAATTTAGGTAAGGTGTGCAAAATGGCGGGGGATTATGGTCTATCCATTGCTTTGGAACCCTTAAATCGTTTTGAGTCGGATTTGGTCAATACGGCAAAAGATGTAATGCGGTTGGTCAATGATATTAATCAATCAAATGCAAAGGTTTTACTTGATGGGTTTCACATGACTATTGAGGAGCAGAATATTAGGGAAGCCATTAACTTAGTAGGAGATAAATTAATTCACGTACAGGTATCGGAAAATCATCGGGGCATTCCCGGAACGGGACTTACAGCGTGGGGCGATTTTAAGAAGGGCCTTGATGACATAAATTATAAAGGGGCACTGGTGATTGAAAGCTTTACGCCGGAAATTAAGGAACTGGCAGGTGCCGTTTGTATCTGGAAAAATTTGGCAGATAGCCAAGACCAGTTTGCTGTTAAAGGCATCGATTTTTTGAAGAAAACATTCGCATAA
- a CDS encoding PAS domain S-box protein translates to MERTSKKSKSKIPYHEIFIEQAPTAIAMLDKNMCFIAASNRWVEEYKLQGINISGKSYYDLFFEISDDVKELHQQCLDQAISIQDEAPFKRKDGTVQWLYWDISPWYIAKNKVGGLFIHTIDITPHKENELKKARTKDIFLKTKEVAKIGTWESNIALDKVYWSKMVRKIHDLPEDFQPSFENTIHFYTKESQEKINKLIPTVTEKGESFDIELELVTAKDNHKWIRLIGKTEEVDGIPSRIFGIVQDITEIKQNKLELNKAQAELNAIFNSEALSIFSTDANGMIKHFNKGAEKFLGYAAEEVIGKMKPSGFHPEKEVKKFKADLAAKYGKNPVGFNHYKDLRNENVNDTRQWTYINKDGTSLPAQATVSSVKDNQGKNIGFIALATDISEIKNYQNELLAKNQLLNFAEQMTLMGHWRRNFITNKGYWSKSLHRIFESEKDSSNFNQEKFESLIHPDDRQIISDHIQETLQTKLFKSFSHRIITPSGKLKTIHVMGKVITNDKDEIVEIIGTTQDVTELRMAEKKFKGLLESAPDAMIIIDERGSIQLVNKQTESLFQYSANELVHASVEPLIPCITASVKAAKFSINNNTRQVGIIEELFAIQKMGKKIPIQINMAPLQWEEGILVSLAIRDITKQKAAERKLIKAKENLEGFAKKLTEQNKQLADFTHITSHNLRSPVSNLNSLLDIYRTTDDETLRASLFEKFETVINHLTLTLNTLVEALKTKSLYSDEDIQEVEFEKVLNKTKEVLAGEILKTGAIIKADFSKCPGIEYHKIYMDSIFLNLLSNAIKYRSKDRKPEIEIETIIEDGKIMLDFRDNGLGIDLEQHGHKLFGLNKVFHRHPDAKGVGLFLTKSQIEALGGTIYATSKVNEGTTFTINFN, encoded by the coding sequence TTGGAAAGAACCTCTAAAAAATCGAAGTCAAAAATACCATACCACGAAATATTTATTGAACAGGCACCTACTGCCATTGCCATGCTCGATAAGAATATGTGTTTTATAGCTGCTTCTAATCGTTGGGTTGAAGAATATAAATTACAAGGCATAAATATTAGCGGCAAAAGCTACTATGACTTATTTTTTGAAATAAGCGACGATGTAAAAGAACTTCACCAGCAATGTCTTGACCAAGCCATAAGTATACAAGACGAGGCTCCTTTTAAACGTAAAGATGGTACCGTGCAATGGTTGTACTGGGACATTAGCCCTTGGTATATAGCTAAAAACAAGGTAGGAGGGCTTTTTATTCATACTATTGATATTACACCCCACAAAGAAAATGAGTTAAAAAAGGCGAGAACAAAGGACATTTTCTTAAAAACAAAAGAGGTTGCTAAAATTGGTACTTGGGAATCAAACATAGCTTTAGATAAAGTATATTGGAGCAAAATGGTACGCAAAATACATGACCTACCGGAAGACTTTCAGCCCTCTTTTGAAAATACAATTCACTTTTATACCAAAGAGAGTCAGGAAAAAATCAATAAACTTATACCTACAGTTACCGAAAAAGGAGAATCATTTGATATTGAACTTGAGCTCGTTACCGCAAAAGATAATCATAAATGGATTAGACTGATTGGAAAAACAGAAGAGGTTGACGGCATCCCTAGCCGAATTTTTGGTATCGTTCAAGATATAACAGAAATAAAGCAAAACAAATTAGAACTTAACAAAGCACAGGCCGAGTTAAACGCCATATTCAATTCTGAAGCACTTTCTATTTTTTCTACGGACGCTAATGGTATGATAAAACACTTTAATAAAGGTGCTGAAAAATTCTTAGGTTATGCTGCCGAAGAAGTAATTGGAAAAATGAAACCCTCAGGCTTTCATCCGGAAAAAGAAGTCAAAAAATTTAAAGCCGACCTAGCCGCTAAATACGGTAAAAATCCTGTAGGATTTAATCATTATAAAGATTTAAGGAATGAAAATGTAAACGACACTAGACAATGGACTTACATTAATAAAGATGGTACCTCCCTACCCGCCCAAGCTACTGTCTCCTCTGTTAAGGATAATCAAGGTAAAAATATTGGCTTTATAGCCTTGGCAACCGATATTTCAGAAATAAAAAACTATCAAAACGAACTTCTTGCCAAAAATCAACTTCTCAATTTTGCCGAACAAATGACCTTAATGGGCCATTGGCGACGCAATTTTATTACAAACAAAGGGTATTGGTCAAAAAGTTTACATAGGATTTTTGAAAGTGAAAAAGATAGCTCAAATTTTAATCAAGAAAAATTTGAAAGCCTCATACATCCTGATGATCGACAAATAATTTCCGATCATATACAAGAGACCTTACAAACAAAATTATTTAAGAGTTTTTCACATAGAATTATTACCCCTTCCGGAAAATTAAAGACCATTCACGTAATGGGTAAAGTTATCACCAATGATAAGGACGAAATTGTGGAGATAATTGGTACAACGCAAGATGTAACCGAACTTAGAATGGCCGAAAAGAAATTTAAAGGCCTGTTAGAATCCGCTCCGGATGCCATGATAATAATAGATGAGCGAGGTTCTATTCAATTGGTAAATAAACAAACGGAAAGTTTGTTTCAATATTCCGCCAATGAATTAGTACACGCTTCCGTAGAACCTCTAATTCCGTGTATTACCGCTTCGGTTAAAGCTGCCAAATTTTCTATCAATAATAACACAAGACAAGTTGGTATCATAGAAGAGCTATTTGCTATACAAAAAATGGGTAAAAAAATACCCATTCAGATAAACATGGCTCCATTGCAATGGGAAGAAGGAATTTTAGTCTCTCTGGCCATACGCGATATTACCAAGCAAAAAGCTGCAGAGAGGAAACTTATTAAAGCTAAAGAAAACCTAGAAGGATTCGCAAAAAAATTAACGGAGCAGAACAAACAGCTTGCAGATTTTACTCATATCACTTCCCATAACTTACGTTCACCAGTTAGCAATCTTAACTCTCTCCTTGATATTTACAGAACAACAGATGATGAAACGCTACGAGCAAGTTTGTTCGAAAAATTTGAAACAGTAATAAATCATCTTACTTTAACACTAAATACCTTGGTAGAAGCGTTAAAAACAAAGAGTCTGTATTCCGATGAAGATATTCAAGAAGTTGAATTTGAAAAAGTACTGAATAAAACCAAGGAGGTATTGGCTGGGGAAATCCTGAAAACAGGCGCTATCATTAAAGCAGATTTTTCTAAATGCCCCGGGATTGAGTATCATAAAATATATATGGATAGTATTTTTTTAAATCTACTAAGCAATGCTATAAAGTACAGATCTAAAGATCGGAAACCAGAAATTGAAATTGAAACCATAATTGAAGATGGTAAAATAATGTTAGATTTTAGAGATAATGGGTTGGGCATAGATTTAGAACAACACGGTCATAAACTGTTTGGTCTAAATAAAGTTTTCCACAGACATCCAGACGCCAAAGGAGTAGGTTTGTTCTTAACCAAGTCTCAAATAGAAGCTTTGGGCGGTACCATTTACGCCACAAGTAAAGTAAATGAAGGCACAACCTTTACAATAAATTTTAATTGA